One region of Oxalobacteraceae sp. CFBP 8761 genomic DNA includes:
- a CDS encoding UPF0149 family protein → MHLEQPLSEKEFDELDQFLLSDRCSDDAMTMDTLHGYLTAIAIGPESIMPAEWLPMVWGEDEAAAPKWKNKRDEERIVNLIMRFMNEVLITFEVAPKDFEPLFCEHEVDGKVLIDPEAWCWGFWEGVELRAGSWDAIWDSDVAELIRPIYLLGADEIEEAELAEVDDPVKVHALALQIEANVPAIYRHWLPLRKPAVETIVRDEPKVGRNDDCTCGSGKKFKKCCGAE, encoded by the coding sequence ATGCACCTCGAACAGCCCCTCTCCGAAAAAGAATTCGACGAACTCGACCAGTTCCTGCTCTCCGACCGTTGCTCCGACGACGCGATGACGATGGACACCCTGCACGGCTACCTGACCGCCATTGCGATCGGCCCGGAATCGATCATGCCGGCCGAATGGCTGCCGATGGTCTGGGGCGAAGACGAGGCCGCGGCGCCGAAATGGAAGAACAAGCGCGACGAAGAGCGCATCGTCAACCTGATCATGCGCTTCATGAACGAAGTGCTGATCACGTTCGAGGTCGCGCCGAAGGATTTCGAGCCGCTGTTCTGCGAGCACGAGGTCGATGGCAAGGTGCTGATCGATCCGGAAGCCTGGTGCTGGGGCTTCTGGGAAGGCGTCGAACTGCGCGCCGGCTCGTGGGATGCGATCTGGGACAGCGATGTCGCCGAACTGATCCGCCCGATCTACCTGCTGGGCGCGGACGAAATCGAAGAAGCCGAACTGGCCGAGGTCGACGATCCGGTCAAGGTGCATGCCTTGGCGCTGCAGATCGAGGCGAACGTGCCGGCGATCTACCGTCACTGGCTGCCACTGCGCAAGCCGGCGGTGGAAACGATCGTGCGCGACGAGCCGAAGGTTGGCCGCAACGACGACTGCACCTGCGGCAGCGGCAAGAAATTCAAGAAGTGCTGCGGCGCTGAATGA
- a CDS encoding alpha/beta hydrolase: MKKLTLTVIALAAGLLAGTAIAQTAAQPPKAEPNMQKVLDAMAALKPKPIETLSPEEARKQPTPSDAVKKVLTDAGKSTAPEPGVTMKTQSIQGKDGSFPIHIFTPEGTGPFPVVVYFHGGGFVIADTKVYEASVRGLAKKAKAIVISADYRRAPEHKFPTQTEDAFAAYQWALANAKNINGDPMRVAVAGESAGGNLATVVSMMAMEKKIQMPVHQLLVYPVVNDDMNNESYKKNANAKPLNKAMMTWFFKHYGADPKSPHALPMKAASLKGLPPATVITAEIDPLMTEGKAYADRLKKEGVTVNYRHFTGVTHEFFGMDAVVPKAKEAQQFAADELTKAFNAKR; this comes from the coding sequence ATGAAAAAACTGACTTTGACCGTCATCGCTCTCGCCGCTGGCCTGCTGGCCGGCACCGCCATCGCACAAACTGCCGCCCAGCCGCCGAAGGCCGAGCCGAACATGCAAAAAGTGCTGGACGCGATGGCGGCCCTGAAGCCAAAGCCGATCGAAACCCTGAGCCCGGAAGAAGCGCGCAAGCAGCCAACCCCGAGCGACGCTGTCAAGAAAGTACTGACCGACGCCGGCAAGAGCACGGCACCGGAACCAGGCGTCACGATGAAGACGCAATCGATCCAGGGCAAGGACGGCAGCTTCCCGATCCACATCTTCACGCCTGAAGGCACGGGCCCGTTCCCGGTCGTCGTGTACTTCCACGGTGGCGGTTTCGTGATTGCCGACACCAAGGTGTATGAAGCATCGGTGCGCGGGCTGGCCAAGAAAGCCAAGGCGATCGTGATCTCGGCCGACTACCGCCGTGCACCAGAGCACAAGTTCCCGACCCAGACCGAAGACGCATTCGCGGCCTACCAGTGGGCGCTGGCCAATGCCAAGAACATCAATGGCGATCCGATGCGTGTCGCAGTGGCGGGCGAGTCGGCCGGCGGCAACCTGGCAACCGTCGTGTCGATGATGGCGATGGAAAAGAAAATCCAGATGCCGGTGCATCAGCTGCTGGTCTATCCGGTCGTGAACGACGACATGAACAACGAGTCGTACAAGAAGAACGCCAACGCCAAGCCGCTGAACAAGGCGATGATGACGTGGTTCTTCAAGCACTATGGCGCCGATCCGAAGAGCCCGCACGCACTGCCGATGAAGGCCGCCTCGCTCAAGGGCCTGCCACCGGCAACCGTGATCACCGCGGAAATCGATCCGCTCATGACCGAGGGTAAGGCTTACGCCGACCGCCTCAAGAAGGAAGGCGTGACCGTCAACTATCGCCACTTCACCGGCGTGACCCACGAGTTCTTCGGCATGGACGCCGTGGTGCCAAAGGCCAAGGAAGCCCAGCAGTTCGCAGCTGACGAGCTGACCAAGGCATTCAACGCCAAGCGTTAA
- a CDS encoding serine/threonine protein kinase, with translation MDNLNPATADAAPDHPYARLDPATVLDALDSVGLHGDGRLLALNSYENRVYRVGREEGEPVVVKFYRPERWSDEAILEEHGFVAELVAQEVPVVPAIEIDGCTLHTFDGFRFAVFESRGGRAPELGDPAVLEWIGRFIGRIHAQGAVKPFLLRPALDPVTFGREPFDWLRSHDFVPPELMPAWSSVMEQALEGVARCYERAGELPLVRLHGDCHGGNVLWTPDGPHFVDFDDSRMGPAVQDLWMLLSGERQEMVGQMADVLAGYEDFCDFHPRQLYLVEALRTLRLIHYSAWLAMRWTDPAFPAAFPWFNTQRYWQDRILELREQVALMDEPPLWQM, from the coding sequence ATGGATAACCTGAACCCCGCCACCGCCGACGCCGCGCCAGATCACCCGTACGCGCGCCTCGATCCCGCGACCGTGCTCGATGCGCTCGACAGTGTCGGCCTGCATGGCGACGGGCGCCTGCTGGCGCTGAACAGCTACGAAAACCGCGTCTACCGTGTGGGCCGTGAAGAAGGCGAGCCGGTGGTGGTCAAGTTTTACCGGCCTGAACGCTGGAGCGACGAGGCTATCCTGGAAGAACACGGCTTCGTTGCCGAGCTGGTGGCGCAGGAGGTCCCTGTCGTGCCGGCCATCGAGATCGACGGGTGTACGCTGCACACGTTCGACGGTTTCCGGTTTGCGGTATTCGAGAGCCGCGGCGGGCGCGCCCCGGAGCTGGGTGACCCCGCCGTACTGGAATGGATTGGGCGCTTCATCGGCCGCATCCATGCGCAGGGCGCCGTCAAGCCATTTTTGCTGCGCCCGGCGCTCGACCCGGTCACGTTCGGCCGCGAACCGTTCGACTGGCTACGCAGCCACGACTTCGTGCCACCCGAACTGATGCCGGCCTGGTCGAGCGTGATGGAACAGGCGCTTGAAGGCGTCGCGCGCTGCTACGAGCGCGCCGGCGAGTTGCCGCTCGTGCGCCTGCATGGTGATTGCCATGGCGGCAACGTGCTGTGGACGCCCGACGGGCCGCACTTCGTCGACTTCGACGACAGCCGCATGGGCCCGGCAGTGCAGGATCTGTGGATGCTGCTGTCAGGCGAGCGGCAGGAGATGGTGGGCCAGATGGCCGACGTGTTGGCCGGCTACGAGGATTTCTGCGATTTCCACCCGCGCCAGCTGTATCTGGTCGAAGCATTGCGCACGCTGCGCCTGATCCATTACTCGGCATGGCTGGCAATGCGCTGGACCGATCCGGCGTTCCCGGCAGCTTTCCCCTGGTTCAATACCCAGCGCTACTGGCAAGATCGCATCCTTGAACTGCGCGAGCAGGTCGCGTTGATGGATGAGCCGCCGCTGTGGCAGATGTAA
- a CDS encoding DUF475 domain-containing protein, with product MRHFRWSFVVTAVLMVLAGWWGYAHRGWPGLLQALWITAILGVLEVSLSFDNAVVNASVLKHWNEFWRKLFLTVGILVAVFGMRLLFPLMIVAAATGLGLPDVWHMALDNPDEYSRNLTAHHAEVAAFGGAFLMLVFLNFLFDEEKELHWFDWFEAKVGKYGTEGLAVLLTLLCVVGAMRLMPEARKLAVLIAGVTGVLIYIAVKWLSNLLEAKEHDPSVGAMISQGSIGGFLYLEVLDASFSFDGVIGAFAITNDVVIIMLGLAIGAMFVRSMTVFLVYKGTLQEFVYLEHGAHYAIGILALIMFASVHYHIPEWFTGLSGLAFILVSLWSSIRYRRRLAHEALTGPESA from the coding sequence ATGCGGCATTTCCGGTGGTCGTTCGTCGTAACGGCAGTGCTCATGGTGCTCGCCGGCTGGTGGGGCTATGCGCACCGGGGCTGGCCCGGGCTGCTGCAAGCCTTGTGGATCACGGCCATCCTCGGCGTGCTGGAAGTGTCGCTTTCTTTCGACAATGCGGTGGTCAACGCCTCGGTGCTCAAGCACTGGAACGAATTCTGGCGCAAGTTGTTCCTCACCGTCGGCATCCTGGTGGCGGTATTCGGGATGCGCCTGCTGTTTCCGCTGATGATCGTGGCGGCCGCAACCGGGCTGGGGTTGCCGGACGTCTGGCACATGGCGCTCGACAATCCCGACGAGTATTCGCGCAACCTGACGGCGCACCACGCCGAGGTTGCCGCTTTCGGCGGCGCCTTCCTGATGCTGGTGTTCCTGAATTTTTTGTTCGACGAAGAAAAAGAGCTGCACTGGTTCGACTGGTTCGAGGCGAAGGTCGGCAAGTACGGCACCGAAGGCCTGGCCGTGCTGCTCACGCTGCTGTGCGTGGTTGGCGCCATGCGCCTGATGCCAGAGGCGCGCAAGCTGGCGGTGCTGATCGCCGGCGTCACGGGCGTGCTGATCTATATAGCCGTGAAATGGCTCAGCAACCTGCTGGAAGCGAAGGAACACGATCCGTCGGTGGGCGCGATGATCTCGCAGGGCAGCATCGGGGGCTTCCTGTACCTCGAGGTGCTCGATGCGTCGTTCAGCTTCGATGGCGTCATCGGCGCGTTTGCCATCACCAACGATGTCGTCATCATCATGCTGGGGCTGGCCATCGGCGCCATGTTCGTGCGCTCGATGACCGTGTTCCTGGTCTACAAGGGCACGCTGCAGGAATTCGTGTATCTGGAGCATGGCGCGCACTACGCCATCGGCATTCTGGCGCTGATCATGTTCGCCAGCGTGCACTATCACATCCCCGAATGGTTCACCGGGCTGTCCGGGCTGGCGTTCATTCTCGTGTCGCTGTGGTCGTCGATCCGCTACCGCCGGCGGCTGGCGCATGAGGCGCTGACCGGCCCCGAATCGGCCTGA
- a CDS encoding divergent PAP2 family protein, which produces MEIIYLVTPVLTWMVVGPIKFLISSVRYRRWAFDLVGNGGFPSNHSAVVSSMATLIALREGMGHPAFGVAVTLAFIVMIDANSLRQHVGRHAVTLNRLHDGKEDYVILRERMGHTRFEIAGGILTGIGMGFLIYTVLGGF; this is translated from the coding sequence ATGGAAATCATTTATCTCGTCACACCGGTACTGACCTGGATGGTAGTCGGCCCGATCAAGTTCCTCATATCCAGTGTCCGCTATCGGCGCTGGGCCTTCGACCTGGTCGGCAATGGCGGCTTCCCCAGCAACCACAGCGCCGTCGTTTCCAGCATGGCCACGCTGATCGCGCTGCGCGAAGGCATGGGCCATCCGGCGTTCGGCGTGGCCGTCACGCTCGCCTTCATCGTCATGATCGACGCCAACAGCCTGCGCCAGCACGTCGGTCGCCACGCTGTCACGCTGAACCGCCTGCATGACGGCAAAGAGGATTATGTGATCCTGCGCGAGCGCATGGGGCACACCCGGTTCGAGATCGCCGGCGGCATCCTGACCGGCATCGGCATGGGCTTTCTGATCTACACCGTGCTGGGCGGGTTCTAG
- a CDS encoding efflux RND transporter periplasmic adaptor subunit, which produces MLRKTLLVLAIASSLVACGKDSKAPEGKDNKPTQLTVAQEDVLTIQSASVSSGPVITGSIEPERRADLRAEVSAIVLQVLKENGEPVKRGDVLVRLDETSIRDTLMSAEDMQRAASLAVDQANRQLERLKTLTASGMTSAKALDDAEMARNNAMSELSSSRSRVATARQQLARTTVRAPFDGIVSERKVSNGDTATIGKELVKVIDPTSMRFEGAVSADSVSTVKIGQKVNFRVNGYADQTFAGVVKRIDPAANPVTRQVEVLVGFVDNAQPRVAGLYAEGRVDAAASDALMLPESALVRVGDASHTWRIKDKTLSKVKLVVGARDARTGNVEIKQGLAAGDVVLRAPTSNLKDGQKVDMPNARVASANGAGAGAGAVQGK; this is translated from the coding sequence ATGCTGCGCAAAACACTCCTCGTTCTAGCCATCGCATCAAGCCTAGTCGCTTGCGGCAAAGATTCCAAAGCCCCCGAGGGCAAGGACAACAAGCCGACGCAACTGACCGTGGCGCAGGAGGATGTCTTGACGATCCAGAGTGCGTCGGTGTCGTCGGGGCCGGTGATTACCGGCTCGATCGAGCCCGAGCGCCGCGCCGATTTGCGCGCCGAAGTCTCGGCCATCGTGCTGCAGGTGCTCAAGGAAAACGGCGAACCGGTCAAGCGCGGCGACGTGCTGGTGCGCCTCGACGAAACCTCGATCCGCGACACCCTGATGTCGGCCGAAGACATGCAGCGCGCCGCGTCGCTGGCGGTCGACCAGGCCAATCGCCAGCTCGAGCGCCTGAAGACGCTCACGGCGTCGGGCATGACGTCGGCCAAGGCGCTCGACGACGCCGAGATGGCGCGCAACAACGCGATGAGTGAACTGTCGAGCTCGCGCAGCCGCGTGGCCACCGCGCGCCAGCAACTGGCCCGCACCACCGTGCGCGCGCCGTTCGACGGCATCGTTTCCGAGCGCAAGGTGTCCAATGGCGACACCGCCACCATCGGCAAGGAACTCGTCAAGGTCATCGACCCGACCAGCATGCGTTTCGAAGGCGCAGTCTCGGCCGATTCGGTCAGCACCGTCAAGATCGGCCAGAAGGTCAACTTCCGCGTCAATGGCTACGCCGACCAGACGTTTGCCGGCGTCGTCAAGCGCATCGACCCGGCCGCCAATCCGGTCACGCGCCAGGTCGAGGTGCTGGTGGGCTTTGTCGACAATGCGCAGCCGCGCGTGGCCGGCCTGTACGCCGAAGGGCGTGTCGACGCCGCCGCGAGCGATGCGCTGATGCTGCCAGAGAGCGCGCTGGTGCGCGTGGGCGACGCCAGCCACACCTGGCGCATCAAGGACAAGACGCTGTCGAAGGTCAAGCTGGTGGTCGGCGCGCGCGACGCCCGTACCGGCAATGTCGAGATCAAGCAGGGCCTCGCAGCCGGCGACGTGGTGCTGCGTGCGCCGACGTCGAACCTGAAGGACGGCCAGAAGGTCGACATGCCGAACGCCCGTGTGGCCAGCGCAAATGGCGCTGGCGCGGGCGCCGGCGCAGTCCAGGGCAAGTAA